A genomic window from Aethina tumida isolate Nest 87 chromosome 4, icAetTumi1.1, whole genome shotgun sequence includes:
- the LOC109601738 gene encoding uncharacterized protein LOC109601738, with the protein MWWWMSLVFGSLVTVNCAVYQRDREFEIVADVFEECVKSKDRYSCLAEKAALAVERSMNWDIPIFDGLKFKRNDEKLNETEARSMQGFDRFTTAVTNFVNSHSLAVGWDDEAEVESSRAARDGYGGGGGKRRPGGGGLTGLGSLGINRKAIKKEAKYMRYAFMVLLGIFGLTGPLVMKTLALIAGQALLASKAALLIVGGVALKKIFEHNDHHEKTSVKVHTIPSYDHDSHDRMGYNYITSYNPYSSYSHYARNGKQLNNTL; encoded by the exons ATGTGGTGGTGGATGAGTTTGGTGTTTGGTTCTTTAGTTACGGTTAACTGTGCTGTGTACCAAAGGGACAGGGAGTTCGAAATTGTCGCGGACGTTTTCGAGGAGTGTGTCAAGTCCAAAGATAG GTACTCATGCTTGGCCGAGAAGGCGGCTCTGGCAGTGGAACGTTCAATGAACTGGGATATTCCAATATTTGACGGattgaaattcaaaagaaacgACGAAAAACTGAACGAAACCGAGGCAAGATCGATGCAAGGGTTCGATCGTTTTACCACGGCGGTGACGAATTTTGTCAACTCCCATTCCTTGGCGGTTGGTTGGGATGACGAGGCTGAAGTTGAGTCGTCGAGGGCTGCTCGTGATGGGTACGGTGGTGGTGGCGGCAAAAGAAGGCCGGGTGGAGGAGGACTGACTGGTTTGGGATCTTTGGGAATCAACAGGAAGGCCATCAAGAAAGAAGCCAAGTATATGAGATACGCCTTCATGGTCCTCCTGG GTATCTTTGGTTTGACTGGTCCTTTGGTGATGAAGACCTTGGCGTTGATAGCTGGCCAGGCCCTGCTGGCTAGTAAGGCCGCCCTGTTGATTGTTGGTGGTGTAGCCTTGAAGAAGATCTTCGAGCACAACGACCACCACGAGAAGACTTCAGTGAAGGTCCATACCATCCCTAGCTACGACCACGACAGTCACGATCGTATGGGCTACAACTACATCACTTCCTACAATCCATACTCCTCTTACAGCCATTACGCCAGGAACGGCAAACAACTGAACAACACCCTATGA